A genomic region of Candidatus Krumholzibacteriia bacterium contains the following coding sequences:
- a CDS encoding nitroreductase family protein, whose product MDTISTTIASMSRHWRRVARDRMMGVMTDPEPGFVPFTLPDLSEDERQARGRAWFEELDRRRSVRDFSDAPVSRTCIEWAIRAASTAPSGAHRQPWTFVAVSADETKKRIREAAEREEHSFYEGGRAPDEWLDALRPIGTHWQKPFLETVPWIVVVFEQLSGYDETGRRQRNYYTKESVGIACGLFVAALHRMGLVTLTHTPSPMGFLREILGRPSNERPFILFPVGRPADDCRVPDLRRKELDEVAIFDPRPQRPRGTGPESTPDPTPDPTPGDDR is encoded by the coding sequence ATGGACACAATCTCTACCACGATCGCATCGATGTCTCGACACTGGCGTCGGGTGGCTCGTGATCGCATGATGGGGGTCATGACCGACCCCGAGCCCGGCTTCGTGCCCTTCACACTGCCCGATCTGTCCGAGGACGAGCGCCAGGCGCGCGGACGCGCCTGGTTCGAGGAACTCGACCGCCGCCGCAGCGTGCGCGACTTCTCCGACGCGCCGGTGTCGCGTACGTGCATCGAGTGGGCCATCCGGGCGGCCAGCACCGCTCCGTCGGGAGCGCACCGCCAACCCTGGACCTTCGTCGCCGTCAGCGCGGACGAGACCAAGAAGCGTATCCGCGAGGCAGCGGAACGGGAGGAGCACTCGTTCTACGAGGGCGGGCGCGCGCCCGACGAATGGCTGGACGCGCTCCGGCCCATCGGGACCCACTGGCAGAAGCCCTTCCTCGAGACCGTCCCCTGGATCGTGGTCGTCTTCGAACAGTTGTCCGGCTACGACGAGACGGGGAGGCGCCAGCGCAACTACTACACGAAGGAGAGCGTGGGCATCGCCTGTGGGCTCTTCGTGGCGGCGCTGCACCGGATGGGGTTGGTCACGCTGACGCACACGCCCAGCCCCATGGGCTTCCTGCGCGAGATCCTGGGGCGGCCGTCGAACGAGCGGCCCTTCATCCTGTTCCCGGTCGGGAGGCCGGCGGACGACTGTCGCGTGCCCGACCTGCGGCGCAAGGAACTCGACGAGGTCGCGATCTTCGATCCGCGGCCGCAACGGCCACGGGGTACGGGGCCCGAGTCCACACCCGACCCGACACCCGACCCGACACCAGGAGACGATCGATGA